The following is a genomic window from Acuticoccus sediminis.
GCGCGACGGCGGGCTGGCGTAGCCTGCATGTCGCTGAATGGGTGTGTCCGACACGCGGCGACCCCTTCGACGCGCCCGCGACCAGAGACCAGACCCTCGTCAGTTTCCTCCAAGGTTCGGGAACTCTTGAAGCGAGTCGTGGCCGTCACTGGAGCTCTGCCTATCGCGGCGTTGGGTCGAGCGGTCTCACTGCCCCTGGCGAGCTGGACCGGCTGCGCTGGGGACCGTCTGAAAGCTCTGAAGTTCGCGCAGCGTACATCTATTTGCCGGTGGGCTGGTTAGCCGCCGCGGGGCATGAGTTTCACCATCGACGATCCGGGCCGATCACAAGCGGCTACTCGCGCCTTTGTCTCGAAGATGCGCTCATACACAGCACGGCGCTGGCTCTGCTCAACCAGGCCGCGAGCGGCGCGCCCGAACTCTACGCTGAGGCGGCGGCTGCCTTCCTGGCGGCCCACCTTGTGGCCTGCGACGGCGGCGGGTCGGGCGTCGTGACGCCGCTGGCCGCTCGCCGGATGGAGCAGGTCATCGATTACATGCGCACGCATATCGGCGAGGCCGTCCGCCTTGCCGACTTAGCTTCGGTGGCTGGTGTCAGCCTTTTCTATTTCTCACGCGCCTTCAAAGCCGCGACGGGAACGCCCCCGGTCGCCTATCTGACCTCGATGCGCATGCGCCTGGCCCAAGAGCTTCTCACCGGGAGCGAGTTGAGCATTTCGCAGATCGCCAGCCGATGCGGATATCTCAGCACCTCTTCCTTTTCATCGGCCGTCCAGAAGAGATTTGGCGCGAGTCCCCTGGCGCTGCGAGGACGGAGCCGCCGCCAATAACCGCGAGGCTTCTGTCAGCGCGCCCCCTGGAGCGCGTCGAGAACGGCATTAGCGAGTGGGGTGGCGGAGTCTACGTTCTGTCCTGTGATCAGGCGACCATCGCGGACGATGTGTGGCGTCCAGTTGTCGCCCCTCTCATAGACCGCGCCACATTGGCGAAGCGTCGACGCGACCAGCCAGGGCGCGTTTTCGGCGGCGCCGCACTCGATCTCCTCCTCGTCGCTGATCGCGGTGAGCCGGCGTCCCGCGAAGAGCCAGCGACCATCCTGTGTTCGGGCGCTGAGTAAC
Proteins encoded in this region:
- a CDS encoding helix-turn-helix domain-containing protein — translated: MPATALGVEQYYSKDSVASLHAQPGRLLRSSATAGWRSLHVAEWVCPTRGDPFDAPATRDQTLVSFLQGSGTLEASRGRHWSSAYRGVGSSGLTAPGELDRLRWGPSESSEVRAAYIYLPVGWLAAAGHEFHHRRSGPITSGYSRLCLEDALIHSTALALLNQAASGAPELYAEAAAAFLAAHLVACDGGGSGVVTPLAARRMEQVIDYMRTHIGEAVRLADLASVAGVSLFYFSRAFKAATGTPPVAYLTSMRMRLAQELLTGSELSISQIASRCGYLSTSSFSSAVQKRFGASPLALRGRSRRQ